A DNA window from Shewanella baltica contains the following coding sequences:
- the yegD gene encoding molecular chaperone, which yields MFVGFDYGSANCAVGIMQGDDVQLLALSEQSAYLPSTLYAMDRELIAEAVYRGLPSELKADYAKKRAAQLSRARMVRHELDLDADVQAVFVGEQAVSAYLEMPEEGFYVRSPKSFLGATGLRPEQVALFEDIVTLMMQHIKVRAESVLVEKDLAKQGAVATITHAIIGRPVNFQGIGGEESNRQAESILTLAAKRAGFVDVDFLFEPLAAGMDYEASLTDNKTVLVVDVGGGTTDCSVVKMGPAHQQKADRSEDFLGHSGQRIGGNDLDIALAMNAFMPHFGLGSLMTNGKPMPSKAFWNAVAVNDISAQREFSTLSSRKLIDELVKEAEQPQLLNRLLKVQQQQLSYQLVRQAERAKIALSDAENTDINLDFIEAALHAGVSRNLFENAIEPSLTKVEALMHQALAQAAKTLAADGLAQDSMNNENVSADNAAEYKPDVIYVTGGTARSPAIYAKIAGIYPDIPVVVGDHFGSVTAGLTRWAQKLFAKH from the coding sequence ATGTTTGTTGGATTTGATTATGGTAGTGCTAACTGCGCCGTAGGGATCATGCAGGGCGATGATGTGCAGTTATTGGCGTTATCAGAGCAATCAGCTTATTTACCTTCGACCTTATATGCGATGGACAGGGAACTGATCGCCGAGGCGGTTTATCGTGGTCTTCCCTCTGAGTTAAAAGCCGATTACGCCAAAAAGCGCGCCGCACAATTGAGCCGTGCCCGCATGGTGCGCCATGAGTTAGATCTCGACGCTGATGTTCAGGCCGTGTTTGTTGGCGAGCAGGCGGTGAGCGCGTATTTAGAGATGCCGGAGGAGGGATTCTATGTCCGTTCGCCAAAATCCTTTTTAGGTGCGACGGGACTTAGACCCGAGCAAGTGGCCCTGTTTGAAGACATAGTTACCCTGATGATGCAGCACATTAAAGTGCGCGCCGAATCTGTGTTAGTTGAAAAGGACCTTGCTAAACAAGGCGCAGTGGCAACGATTACCCATGCGATTATTGGTCGCCCGGTGAACTTTCAAGGCATAGGCGGTGAAGAGAGTAACCGTCAGGCCGAATCCATTTTGACCTTAGCGGCAAAACGTGCGGGTTTCGTCGACGTTGATTTTCTGTTCGAGCCGTTAGCGGCGGGGATGGATTATGAAGCGAGCTTGACCGACAACAAAACCGTGCTGGTTGTCGACGTGGGCGGCGGTACAACGGACTGCTCAGTGGTAAAAATGGGCCCAGCCCATCAACAAAAAGCGGATCGCAGTGAAGATTTCCTCGGCCATAGTGGTCAGCGAATCGGTGGTAATGATCTCGATATCGCCCTTGCAATGAATGCCTTTATGCCGCATTTTGGTTTAGGCTCTTTAATGACCAATGGCAAGCCCATGCCCAGTAAGGCCTTTTGGAATGCGGTGGCGGTAAATGATATTAGCGCCCAGCGAGAATTCAGTACCTTAAGCAGCCGTAAACTGATTGATGAATTGGTTAAAGAAGCCGAGCAGCCACAGTTACTCAACCGACTGTTAAAAGTGCAACAACAGCAATTAAGTTATCAGCTAGTTCGCCAAGCCGAACGCGCCAAAATTGCCCTGTCGGATGCCGAGAATACAGATATCAATCTCGATTTTATCGAAGCTGCGCTGCACGCGGGTGTGAGCCGTAATTTATTTGAGAATGCTATCGAGCCTTCACTGACAAAAGTAGAAGCCCTTATGCACCAAGCGCTCGCGCAAGCGGCAAAAACCTTAGCGGCTGACGGCTTAGCTCAAGACTCTATGAATAACGAGAATGTATCTGCCGATAATGCTGCAGAATACAAACCCGATGTGATTTATGTGACAGGTGGTACGGCGCGAAGCCCTGCGATCTACGCGAAAATCGCTGGTATCTATCCCGATATTCCGGTTGTGGTCGGCGATCACTTTGGCTCTGTGACAGCAGGACTAACCCGCTGGGCACAAAAGCTATTTGCTAAGCATTAA
- the ppk1 gene encoding polyphosphate kinase 1, whose amino-acid sequence MSPNTDKLSIDKELSWLSFNERVLQEACDPNVPLVERVRFLGIFSNNMDEFFRVRVAAVRRSILLSSLQEGRSNSRHLMAKIQSKVMALQERFDGIYTDLMRELVRRNILLINEKQLSEFHSDWLKKHFRDQFKRHIAPLIVNNNRDLIKQINDDATYLCVCLFTKARRQYALVEVPTKNVPRFIELPAEKSKAKKYLILLDNIIRHCVDELFGPFFEYDAIEVYSMKLTRDADFDITDELEQTQLEKMTKGLKKRLTAEPVRLVYDKEMPEHMLVMLKENLNISSTECLIPGGRYHSFKDFIAFPNPSRDYLENEKLPALNSAGFGRSANSFDAIRMGDIMLNYPYHKFSHFTEMVRQAAYDPAVRFIRINLYRVAKKSHVMQSLIDAVKNGKQVTAVIELRARFDEQSNIEWTRILAEAGVKVHHGITSLKVHSKLCLIGREEQGEIKLYCHVGSGNFNEGTARVYTDLSLFTANQEIAREVEQVFDLIEHPYRRDNFQHLIVSPYDARQKLSHLIDNEIVNAQSHMKAAITLKLNNLLDESLVQKLYEASAAGVKIKLLIRGMCSLIPQIPGISDNIEVYSIVDRFLEHSRVMLFHAGGENKLFICSADWMSRNIDNRVEVSVPIYDLRLKQMIMDILSLQFNDNTKARVINKEQSNPYRNRGNKRKVRSQIAIYQYLINYEKRQLQEFNALRMSAHEGDAERESNAEPDITPELQAKAS is encoded by the coding sequence GTGTCCCCGAATACCGATAAACTTTCGATTGATAAAGAACTCTCTTGGTTGTCTTTTAATGAGCGGGTATTGCAAGAAGCCTGCGATCCCAATGTTCCTTTAGTGGAGCGAGTGCGCTTTTTAGGGATATTTTCCAATAACATGGATGAGTTTTTTAGAGTACGCGTGGCTGCGGTCAGGCGCTCGATTCTGCTGTCATCCCTGCAGGAAGGTCGCAGCAACAGTCGCCATTTAATGGCAAAAATCCAATCGAAAGTGATGGCATTGCAAGAAAGGTTCGACGGCATATACACGGATTTAATGCGCGAGCTAGTGCGTCGTAATATTTTGTTAATCAATGAGAAACAATTAAGCGAGTTCCACAGCGACTGGCTGAAAAAGCATTTTCGTGATCAATTTAAACGCCATATCGCCCCGCTTATCGTCAATAACAATCGCGATTTGATCAAACAAATCAACGATGACGCCACCTATTTATGCGTGTGTTTGTTCACTAAGGCTCGCCGTCAATACGCCTTAGTCGAAGTGCCCACTAAAAACGTACCGCGGTTTATCGAACTGCCCGCTGAAAAGAGTAAAGCGAAAAAGTATCTGATTTTATTAGATAACATTATTCGCCACTGCGTGGATGAGCTGTTTGGCCCCTTCTTCGAGTACGATGCCATCGAAGTGTATTCGATGAAACTAACCCGCGATGCCGATTTTGATATCACCGACGAGCTAGAGCAAACTCAGCTCGAAAAAATGACTAAGGGCCTCAAAAAACGTCTGACCGCCGAGCCAGTTCGCTTAGTGTATGACAAAGAAATGCCCGAACACATGTTGGTGATGCTCAAAGAAAATCTGAACATCAGCTCGACCGAATGTTTGATCCCAGGCGGGCGCTACCACAGCTTTAAAGACTTTATCGCCTTCCCCAACCCGAGCCGCGACTACCTCGAAAACGAAAAACTGCCGGCGCTCAATAGTGCGGGTTTTGGTCGCAGTGCCAACAGTTTCGATGCCATTCGGATGGGCGATATCATGCTCAATTATCCGTACCATAAGTTTTCCCACTTTACCGAAATGGTGCGCCAAGCGGCCTACGATCCGGCGGTGCGCTTTATTCGAATAAACTTATACCGAGTGGCGAAAAAATCCCATGTGATGCAATCGCTTATCGATGCAGTGAAAAACGGCAAACAAGTCACCGCTGTAATTGAACTGCGGGCCAGATTCGATGAGCAATCCAACATCGAATGGACCCGCATCTTAGCCGAAGCGGGCGTCAAAGTTCACCACGGTATCACCAGTTTAAAAGTGCATTCCAAGTTGTGCTTAATTGGCCGTGAGGAACAAGGGGAAATCAAACTCTATTGTCACGTTGGCTCAGGCAACTTTAACGAAGGCACGGCGCGGGTTTACACCGACTTGTCACTGTTCACCGCCAATCAAGAGATTGCCCGTGAAGTGGAGCAAGTATTTGACTTAATTGAGCATCCGTATCGCCGCGATAACTTCCAGCATTTAATCGTGTCGCCCTACGATGCCAGACAAAAACTGAGTCACTTAATTGATAATGAAATCGTCAATGCCCAAAGCCATATGAAGGCGGCGATTACCTTAAAACTAAATAACTTACTCGATGAATCCTTGGTCCAAAAACTCTATGAGGCTTCAGCCGCTGGGGTCAAAATTAAGTTACTCATTCGCGGTATGTGCTCGCTTATTCCGCAAATTCCCGGGATCAGCGACAACATCGAAGTCTACAGTATCGTTGACCGGTTCCTCGAACACTCACGGGTGATGCTGTTCCACGCGGGCGGCGAGAACAAACTTTTTATCTGCTCCGCCGATTGGATGAGCCGCAACATAGATAACCGCGTTGAAGTGAGTGTGCCGATTTATGATCTGCGCCTAAAACAAATGATAATGGATATTTTATCCTTACAATTCAATGACAACACTAAAGCGCGGGTCATCAACAAAGAACAAAGTAACCCCTATCGAAATCGGGGTAACAAACGAAAAGTGCGTTCTCAAATTGCCATTTATCAATATCTGATTAATTATGAGAAGCGCCAACTGCAAGAATTTAATGCCTTACGTATGTCCGCCCATGAGGGTGATGCTGAGCGAGAGAGCAACGCTGAGCCAGACATAACGCCCGAGTTACAGGCCAAAGCCAGCTAG
- the ppx gene encoding exopolyphosphatase has product MVATHSHTQQHTLLKSQAPQTNAPANAKSRHFVAIDMGSNSFHLVIAREQDGSLQILHKEKQQVQLATGLNAQNILDNDAIERGLNCLRDFNQRFSNLDQAQVRLVATHTLRIAKNRDQFIEAALAIMPYPVEVISGHEEARLIYNGIAQSQVLGKSNLVIDIGGGSTEVVIGKKNTPTQLSSLRCGCVSFNERFFIDGLITPASFRDAQSAADKQFASLSKEYFAGGWELTLGSSGTVKAICEAIQEEHGDETITLPRLKQLKIKLIKCGHISQIQFANVDDKRIPLVPAGLAILISFFRRLPIQKLEFSPGALREGVLYELAKIGQYQDIRHRTVDSIAQLYHIDMAHAAKVRDTAMALFEQVADEWQLRPHARLLAYGATLHEIGLHINSKSLHKHGGYIISNSDLPGFSEALQLDLARLITNHRKKPNELMLAELEPNHKLTLNRLLCLLRLAVLLNLGRIAKTLTLDHIKVIPDGLMLVLPSHKRKISLFMKDLQREQKQMLTLGMNLRLVSSLT; this is encoded by the coding sequence TTGGTAGCCACACATTCGCACACACAGCAACACACATTACTAAAGTCGCAGGCACCACAAACCAATGCGCCCGCAAATGCTAAATCGCGCCACTTTGTTGCCATCGATATGGGATCGAACAGTTTTCATCTGGTCATCGCCCGTGAGCAAGATGGCAGCTTGCAGATTTTACACAAAGAAAAACAACAGGTTCAGCTCGCCACTGGGCTCAATGCGCAGAATATTCTCGACAATGACGCCATAGAACGTGGCCTCAATTGTCTGCGGGATTTTAATCAAAGATTTTCCAATCTCGACCAAGCGCAAGTGCGATTAGTGGCCACCCACACCCTCAGAATCGCCAAAAACCGCGATCAATTTATCGAGGCCGCGCTCGCCATCATGCCCTATCCGGTGGAAGTGATTTCAGGCCATGAAGAAGCGCGTTTGATTTATAACGGCATTGCCCAAAGCCAAGTGCTTGGAAAAAGTAATTTAGTCATCGACATTGGTGGTGGCTCGACCGAAGTCGTGATCGGTAAAAAGAATACCCCAACCCAGTTATCTAGCCTGCGCTGCGGTTGCGTGAGTTTTAACGAGCGTTTCTTTATCGATGGACTCATCACCCCTGCCTCATTTCGTGATGCTCAAAGCGCGGCCGACAAACAGTTCGCCTCGCTCTCCAAGGAATATTTCGCGGGCGGCTGGGAGCTGACGTTAGGCAGCTCAGGCACAGTGAAAGCCATCTGCGAAGCGATTCAAGAAGAACACGGCGATGAAACTATCACGCTGCCACGACTAAAACAGCTCAAAATCAAGTTGATCAAATGTGGCCATATTAGCCAAATTCAATTTGCCAATGTCGATGATAAACGCATTCCTTTAGTGCCCGCCGGACTTGCCATTTTAATCAGCTTTTTTAGGCGCTTACCGATACAAAAGCTCGAGTTTAGCCCAGGAGCACTGCGTGAAGGCGTACTCTATGAACTGGCAAAGATTGGTCAGTATCAGGATATTCGCCACCGCACCGTCGACAGTATTGCCCAGCTTTATCATATCGATATGGCCCACGCCGCTAAGGTACGCGACACCGCCATGGCCTTGTTTGAACAGGTCGCCGATGAATGGCAATTAAGGCCCCATGCACGCTTGCTCGCCTATGGCGCAACCTTACATGAGATTGGGCTACACATTAATTCAAAGTCCCTGCACAAACACGGTGGTTATATCATCAGCAACAGTGACTTACCCGGGTTTAGTGAAGCCTTGCAGCTGGATTTAGCACGGCTTATCACCAACCACAGAAAAAAGCCCAACGAATTAATGCTCGCCGAACTTGAGCCCAACCATAAGCTCACACTGAATCGCCTGCTGTGCCTGCTGAGACTTGCGGTCTTACTCAATCTTGGCCGTATCGCTAAGACGCTGACCTTAGATCATATTAAAGTGATCCCCGATGGGCTCATGTTAGTGCTACCGAGCCATAAGCGAAAAATCAGCCTGTTTATGAAGGATTTACAGCGGGAACAGAAGCAAATGCTCACGCTTGGGATGAACCTGCGGTTAGTGTCTAGTTTGACTTAG
- the atcJ gene encoding cold adaptation protein ActJcold adaptation protein ActJ → MINHFSVLGIKPSAKEDDIKKAYRRLSNKYHPDKLLGASEEEKQQAAVQLERVKNAYDVLSDPKRRNAFIKDFNNVIVTDPASAMRELWDQFYP, encoded by the coding sequence ATGATTAACCACTTTAGTGTGCTCGGTATAAAACCCAGTGCCAAAGAAGACGACATTAAAAAAGCCTATCGACGGCTGTCAAACAAATATCATCCCGACAAGTTGTTAGGCGCCTCGGAAGAGGAAAAGCAGCAAGCCGCCGTACAACTTGAACGCGTTAAAAATGCTTATGATGTGTTGTCCGATCCTAAGCGACGAAATGCGTTTATCAAAGATTTCAATAACGTCATAGTGACCGATCCAGCTAGCGCCATGCGCGAGCTGTGGGATCAATTTTATCCTTGA
- the atcA gene encoding cold adaptation protein AtcA: MVKKLNISRINELKNNAYDNIESYDDPDTPKALEQFTSQIKKVLEADPKMLDTVPEYLPVALYGRIKFPAEAKLKWAHWINTATQPEWDEFKVTIGFNNADLPLVLAVRGYSETLLIESCAVLYLLETQGKATPAAKHHDDEDDDNDYVGTSDNDDDDEGEEEDGYYDHYDDEDR, encoded by the coding sequence ATGGTCAAAAAACTGAATATCTCACGCATTAATGAGCTAAAAAATAATGCCTACGACAATATCGAGTCCTACGACGATCCCGATACACCTAAAGCGCTAGAGCAATTTACTAGCCAAATTAAAAAGGTGTTAGAAGCCGATCCTAAGATGCTCGATACTGTGCCTGAGTACCTGCCTGTCGCGCTTTACGGTCGAATTAAGTTTCCCGCCGAAGCCAAACTCAAGTGGGCACATTGGATAAACACGGCAACTCAACCCGAGTGGGATGAGTTTAAAGTCACGATTGGCTTTAACAATGCTGATTTACCCTTAGTGTTAGCCGTGCGTGGTTACTCGGAAACCTTACTGATTGAAAGCTGCGCCGTGCTGTATTTACTTGAAACTCAAGGTAAAGCAACGCCAGCAGCGAAGCATCACGACGATGAAGATGATGACAACGATTATGTTGGTACCTCAGATAACGACGACGATGATGAAGGCGAAGAGGAAGATGGCTACTACGATCACTACGATGATGAGGACCGCTAA
- the atcB gene encoding cold adaptation protein AtcB, with protein sequence MNTSLIEITVAEIKELADVEPKQASKRFEIIANTMSDEQLVEVIEHMDIVTLTQINSHHDISCPSIMSELMTPEQIRDIVCQQPLYWEEKIKNNAEELIQHTFDFLTYLIRIQDSEEKQTAILECIAEDPAGLFYLSIPFIEMMLGEKHEDEDGYTDLYDDEEDTETIGYDSRVASEDAHSLSIDDPRSLMALIHELAPDVEKAIKSLLRNESSGWEMIISKFVNELVIQAKEKNQVTDEYAEVDDMFSFLD encoded by the coding sequence ATGAACACTAGTCTCATTGAGATTACCGTCGCCGAAATTAAAGAGTTGGCGGACGTAGAGCCAAAACAAGCGAGCAAACGCTTTGAAATCATTGCAAATACCATGAGCGACGAGCAATTAGTCGAAGTCATCGAACACATGGATATCGTCACGCTGACCCAAATCAACAGTCACCATGATATCTCTTGCCCTTCGATCATGTCTGAACTCATGACTCCAGAACAAATTCGCGACATCGTCTGTCAGCAACCTTTGTACTGGGAAGAAAAAATCAAAAACAATGCCGAAGAACTTATTCAGCATACCTTTGATTTTTTGACCTATTTAATTCGCATCCAAGATAGCGAAGAAAAGCAAACTGCGATTCTAGAATGTATCGCCGAAGATCCAGCGGGCCTCTTCTATCTGTCGATCCCCTTCATCGAAATGATGTTAGGCGAAAAACATGAAGATGAAGACGGCTACACAGATCTCTATGATGACGAAGAAGACACTGAAACCATCGGCTACGACAGCCGCGTCGCCAGTGAAGATGCACACAGCCTCAGCATAGACGACCCACGCAGCCTAATGGCCTTGATCCACGAGCTCGCGCCCGATGTGGAAAAAGCCATTAAGAGTTTGCTGCGTAACGAAAGCTCAGGTTGGGAAATGATCATCAGCAAGTTTGTCAACGAGCTGGTTATTCAAGCCAAAGAGAAAAACCAAGTGACGGATGAATACGCTGAAGTCGATGATATGTTTAGCTTTTTGGATTAA
- the atcC gene encoding cold adaptation protein AtcC produces MQLVLRDVDQGPYLSKVLLQGQADETLSGEQLSQIKSKAILMSLKLADKFYNKYKMHLLEQAAHDVIGVVSLGLMELSNQNPQQAIRLLITADGVVKCFQKGWSMLSTVSKHKLVNGKSLYGDVDKFLLEQVSSPPDAEEWLGYEAYQDALLEHQRQQSIAALLAQFYAQSSYDPLDFLNLESVLAEAVLYRLLFDGAKVRQDLKKRIGKITLKEEWFTREHIELETQKALAELPAELAETISKDLGKNFAPALLRTLHFAKSYRELLLSDASPERLERFEHKEGLVGLLGWPLYIVL; encoded by the coding sequence ATGCAACTGGTACTGCGTGATGTAGATCAAGGACCCTACCTGAGCAAGGTATTGCTCCAAGGCCAAGCAGACGAAACGCTGAGCGGTGAACAGCTGTCACAAATCAAATCCAAAGCCATTTTGATGAGCCTCAAACTGGCCGATAAGTTTTACAACAAGTACAAAATGCACCTGCTCGAACAAGCGGCGCACGATGTCATTGGTGTGGTGAGCCTTGGTTTGATGGAATTGTCAAACCAAAACCCGCAGCAGGCGATACGCCTGTTGATCACCGCCGATGGCGTAGTCAAATGCTTTCAAAAAGGCTGGAGCATGCTCAGCACTGTCAGCAAGCATAAACTCGTCAACGGCAAGTCACTGTACGGCGATGTCGACAAGTTCTTGCTCGAACAAGTGTCCAGCCCACCCGATGCAGAAGAGTGGCTAGGTTATGAAGCCTATCAAGATGCCCTGCTTGAGCATCAGCGCCAACAGTCGATTGCGGCGCTATTGGCACAGTTTTATGCCCAATCGAGCTATGATCCGCTCGACTTTCTCAATCTAGAGAGTGTATTAGCCGAAGCGGTACTGTATCGATTGTTGTTTGATGGCGCCAAAGTCAGACAGGATTTGAAAAAGCGTATCGGCAAAATCACCTTAAAAGAGGAATGGTTTACCCGTGAGCATATTGAATTGGAAACTCAGAAAGCATTAGCAGAATTGCCCGCAGAACTCGCTGAGACCATCAGTAAAGATCTCGGCAAAAACTTTGCCCCCGCCCTACTGCGTACCCTGCACTTTGCGAAAAGCTACCGCGAACTATTACTCAGCGACGCTTCACCCGAACGCTTAGAAAGGTTCGAACACAAGGAAGGTCTCGTCGGCCTCCTTGGCTGGCCACTCTACATAGTACTTTGA
- a CDS encoding GTP pyrophosphokinase codes for MTVDDWKKKYEETRPRYIQLCEKLVNLLKELLYVNGIQATLESRVKELSSFEGKIGRKGYEDPLSQMTDIVGIRIIVRTLDEVSRVESIIKSELSIDDANSVSKLSQLDPDRFGYLSEHYVVKVSSPRAELLEWRSVSELPSEIQVRTIVQHAWAAVQHSLDYKTACDIPHDLRRRLFRISALFELADQELNSVSRDANSLFESYQEQISQNRSAPIELNSESIRAYLTSSEEVAYWADVIKSFGQDISAPGLISRDLEMAREAGITDIESLDSLLSGSRGWGEDYLKEFYLNSYGSLPTKGSTDLNGVVTLLLIGNYLDIFTDTELNGRWGFGKPERATRPARKINPRFENEKA; via the coding sequence TTGACTGTAGATGACTGGAAAAAGAAATACGAAGAGACTCGTCCACGATATATCCAATTATGTGAGAAGCTTGTCAACTTATTGAAAGAGCTTTTGTATGTAAATGGAATTCAGGCAACGTTGGAAAGTAGAGTTAAAGAGTTGTCGAGCTTCGAGGGGAAAATTGGACGAAAAGGCTATGAAGACCCGCTTTCCCAAATGACAGATATTGTTGGGATTAGAATTATAGTTCGAACATTGGACGAAGTTTCTAGGGTTGAAAGTATAATTAAAAGCGAATTATCTATAGATGACGCAAATTCAGTTAGTAAACTGAGCCAGTTAGATCCAGATAGGTTTGGATATTTATCGGAACATTACGTTGTAAAAGTATCTTCTCCAAGAGCTGAACTATTGGAATGGCGTTCAGTTTCGGAACTGCCATCAGAGATTCAGGTCAGGACGATTGTTCAACATGCTTGGGCGGCTGTCCAGCATTCACTTGATTACAAAACTGCCTGCGATATACCTCATGATCTGCGTCGAAGGCTCTTTAGGATAAGCGCTTTATTTGAGCTTGCAGACCAAGAACTTAACTCTGTATCGAGGGATGCAAATTCCTTGTTTGAAAGCTATCAAGAGCAGATTTCGCAAAACAGATCTGCACCTATTGAATTAAACTCTGAATCAATACGGGCTTATCTAACTTCATCGGAAGAGGTTGCTTATTGGGCGGATGTCATTAAATCATTTGGTCAAGACATATCGGCACCAGGCTTAATATCCCGCGACCTAGAAATGGCTCGCGAAGCTGGGATTACTGATATTGAGTCACTAGACTCATTGCTCTCAGGTTCGCGGGGCTGGGGCGAAGATTATCTCAAAGAATTTTATCTAAATTCATATGGATCTTTGCCGACGAAAGGAAGTACAGACTTAAACGGAGTGGTTACTTTATTATTAATAGGTAACTACTTAGATATATTTACCGATACCGAATTAAATGGCAGGTGGGGATTTGGAAAGCCAGAACGAGCTACTAGGCCAGCAAGAAAAATTAATCCAAGGTTTGAGAATGAAAAAGCCTAA